A window of the bacterium genome harbors these coding sequences:
- a CDS encoding O-antigen ligase family protein: MINLTWVKERLVIFLLIILIFLPPTFLLGGYTFYSLTLIESLVILTGLIGFSGKIKIIKSCVHLPILFFMLSAVLSTINSHYLRGSWEEITKLACCLIFFLMVGNYLSTHLKLFVPTLVLTTLVVLSLSLNQFLIHIPKSLIDRLYYPLGNPNLLAGFLVITIPLMVRLFFIVRFRFLFGLLLLFSFLTLYFTSSRGSVLGVIGALFFLFFITRQNRRRYGFILLSGLFIVIVGVIIYNLFSPSHWLGTHSIFQRFYIWKYSCLMFLDHFILGVGPGAYANVFFDYRQDVPWHYHSHNIFIQYACEMGIIGLLSFIWLLVSLFKEGFKTIVEENTYEKAVREGLLASLIGLLIHNQGDYLFWIPVFQLYFWLILGILTFRQGKEYIFPNTYWLTGIIIIFCFFCIFRPFSGYVFFNQGVILADKGRWEAAKLKFEKAVAFDFYHPVYHAHLATSYTKIQPASLNLAIKEYEIASSLDNSKAYFKKEKTLCWKLYRRRAIGSK; the protein is encoded by the coding sequence ATGATTAACTTAACCTGGGTCAAAGAAAGATTAGTTATTTTCCTGTTGATTATTTTGATATTCCTTCCACCAACATTCCTTTTAGGGGGATATACATTTTATTCCTTGACCTTAATTGAATCTTTAGTCATTCTTACAGGCTTAATTGGATTTTCAGGAAAAATAAAGATAATTAAGTCCTGTGTCCATCTACCTATCTTATTTTTTATGTTATCTGCAGTTCTATCTACAATCAATTCTCATTATTTAAGAGGGAGTTGGGAAGAAATAACTAAATTAGCCTGCTGTTTAATTTTCTTTTTAATGGTCGGAAATTACCTTTCGACACACTTAAAATTATTTGTCCCTACTTTGGTATTGACTACATTAGTTGTCCTGTCTTTAAGCTTGAATCAATTCTTGATTCATATCCCCAAATCCTTAATTGATAGACTCTACTATCCATTAGGCAATCCCAATCTTTTAGCCGGCTTTCTGGTAATAACTATCCCTTTGATGGTAAGATTATTTTTTATCGTGAGATTTAGATTTTTGTTCGGGCTACTCCTATTATTTTCTTTCCTCACCTTATATTTTACCTCTTCAAGAGGGAGTGTTTTGGGGGTGATTGGAGCATTGTTTTTCCTATTTTTTATAACAAGGCAAAATAGACGACGATATGGATTTATTTTGCTATCAGGTTTATTTATTGTGATAGTTGGAGTTATTATTTATAACCTTTTTTCCCCATCACATTGGCTGGGCACACATTCAATTTTCCAGAGATTCTACATCTGGAAATATTCCTGCCTGATGTTTTTAGACCATTTTATTTTGGGTGTTGGTCCAGGTGCATACGCAAATGTCTTTTTTGATTATAGACAGGATGTCCCCTGGCATTACCATTCTCATAACATCTTTATTCAATATGCTTGTGAAATGGGAATAATTGGTTTGTTAAGTTTTATCTGGCTATTAGTGAGTTTATTTAAGGAAGGGTTTAAGACCATAGTTGAGGAAAATACCTATGAGAAAGCAGTTAGAGAAGGCTTGCTGGCAAGTCTAATTGGGCTTCTCATTCATAATCAGGGCGATTATCTATTCTGGATACCAGTATTCCAGCTATATTTCTGGCTGATACTGGGCATATTGACCTTTAGACAAGGAAAAGAATATATCTTTCCTAATACTTATTGGTTAACAGGCATCATTATAATCTTCTGTTTTTTTTGTATTTTTAGACCATTTTCAGGTTATGTATTTTTTAATCAAGGGGTGATTCTGGCGGATAAGGGGAGATGGGAAGCGGCAAAACTAAAGTTTGAAAAAGCGGTAGCATTTGATTTTTATCATCCAGTTTATCATGCTCATCTTGCCACAAGTTACACCAAAATTCAACCAGCATCTTTAAATCTGGCAATTAAAGAATATGAAATAGCCAGTTCACTTGATAATTCAAAGGCGTATTTTAAAAAGGAAAAGACACTTTGCTGGAAATTGTATAGACGAAGAGCTATTGGAAGTAAATAG